The following proteins are encoded in a genomic region of Nitratireductor sp. GISD-1A_MAKvit:
- a CDS encoding enoyl-CoA hydratase: MAYDTILVETRERVGLITLNRPKALNALNSKVQEEVVAALEAFDENPRIGAIVLTGSEKAFAAGADIKEMASKTYVDAYMEDLFAGWDGLTRIRKPIIAAVAGYALGGGCELAMMCDFIIAADNAKFGQPEITLGVMPGMGGSQRLTRFVGKSKAMDMCLTGRFMDAEEAERSGLVSRVVPPGELIEEALKAAETIADFSLPAVMMTKEAVNRAYETTLSEGLRFERRVFHAMFALDDQKEGMAAFTEKRSANFKNR, from the coding sequence ATGGCATATGACACAATTCTGGTTGAGACACGGGAACGTGTCGGTCTGATAACCCTGAACCGCCCCAAGGCGCTGAATGCGCTGAACTCGAAAGTGCAGGAAGAGGTTGTCGCTGCACTTGAGGCTTTTGACGAGAACCCGCGGATCGGCGCCATTGTGCTAACCGGTTCGGAAAAGGCGTTCGCCGCTGGAGCGGATATCAAGGAAATGGCTTCGAAAACCTATGTCGATGCCTATATGGAAGACCTGTTCGCCGGCTGGGACGGCCTTACACGCATTCGCAAACCGATCATTGCAGCGGTGGCGGGCTATGCGCTTGGAGGCGGTTGCGAGCTTGCAATGATGTGCGATTTCATCATCGCCGCCGACAATGCGAAGTTTGGTCAGCCGGAAATCACGCTCGGTGTGATGCCGGGCATGGGCGGCTCCCAGCGCCTGACGCGGTTCGTGGGCAAGTCGAAAGCGATGGATATGTGCCTGACCGGGCGCTTCATGGACGCAGAAGAGGCAGAAAGATCGGGACTCGTCTCGCGTGTGGTGCCGCCGGGCGAACTCATCGAGGAGGCGCTGAAAGCGGCGGAGACCATTGCCGACTTCTCGTTGCCGGCGGTAATGATGACCAAGGAAGCGGTCAACCGGGCCTATGAAACCACCCTCTCAGAAGGCCTGCGCTTCGAGCGACGTGTCTTTCACGCCATGTTTGCGCTTGACGATCAAAAGGAGGGAATGGCGGCGTTCACCGAGAAGCGGTCGGCGAATTTCAAGAACCGCTGA
- the rpsT gene encoding 30S ribosomal protein S20 produces the protein MANTTSAKKAVRKIARRTAVNKNRRSRVRSFVRKVEEALATGDKAAAESAFKAAQPELMRAASKGVMHQNTASRKVSRLAQRVKALGA, from the coding sequence ATGGCCAACACGACTTCGGCCAAGAAGGCGGTGCGCAAGATTGCTCGCCGTACTGCGGTTAACAAAAACCGTCGCTCGCGCGTACGCAGCTTCGTTCGCAAGGTCGAAGAAGCGCTGGCCACGGGCGACAAGGCAGCTGCCGAGAGCGCATTCAAAGCTGCGCAGCCGGAACTGATGCGCGCAGCCAGCAAGGGCGTGATGCACCAGAATACGGCATCGCGGAAGGTTTCCCGCCTTGCACAGCGTGTGAAGGCGCTGGGCGCTTAA